One Rhododendron vialii isolate Sample 1 chromosome 2a, ASM3025357v1 genomic region harbors:
- the LOC131316208 gene encoding disease resistance protein RPM1-like, with amino-acid sequence MALEAVNSAINCTLVPLLSSEVQLLGNIHTEVASIKAELESIMSFLKDADASAKLENERAKTWVEQVRVVAYQIEDVMDEYILHLVENKQRSGFIGFLHKMARSITELKPRHEIASQIQGIKQVICAIKERADRYGFSSLENGSSSKTEEKMEDDPRIASLFIEEGEVVGIESTKEELIHRLIIGESNRTVTSLVGMGGCGKTTLAKAVFDNEKVFEHFDCQAWVSVSQSYKTEDIFRRMLKQLFQAIKKCAPEKINTMDQNSLIQMLREFLLQKRYLIVFDDIWSADFWRFAKLTLPKNNKGSQIIVTTRSEDVASFCKESSSDHICKLEPLIEEEAWKLFCVKVFQQDSGGGCPLELEKVSRSIVKKCEGLPLAIVTIGALLSTKCKDASEFQRFYNSLGSQLERNPHLSNVKRILLLSYHDLPYYLKPCFLYFSIIPEDYQISRGRLIRLWIAEGFIEGQKGKTLEEVAEDHLTELFHRSLVQVSQKKIDGRIKKCHVHEIIHEIIVTKCEELRFGQVLKGDPSWNNETRRWSMHMRKIMNKHLEIIRSTKSRIRSVLLFSVGDLPKDLLGTLAMNFKLLKVLDLLDAPLDEIHEDVGNLLLLRYLSVQRTKVNIIPKSIGNLHNLQTLNLKHSGVLVLQIGILSRLCKLRHLFGTYGVKIQGGIGHLVELQTLCNVEANDDLIKELKKLRKLRKLGIMNVKREHGKTLCIAIEKMKHLQVLRVWATTDNEILDLHSLSSPPESLQRLLLSGRLEMFPNWITKLHSLVALNLFWSRLTGTHAIKALQELPNLLKLHIFGYDGEEMHFGVGGFPKLKKLYFNHLEKLNSVIIKEGGLPVLKELQIGNCRQLKEVTSGIRNLRKLKSLYFEDMPTEFLDRMKPDKGQDYSIVEHVPNVKFILVMDGFKRYTLHEYQDARESRRLNSLNDEPQGW; translated from the coding sequence ATGGCACTTGAAGCAGTAAACTCTGCTATCAACTGTACTTTGGTCCCCTTGTTATCAAGTGAAGTACAATTGCTGGGGAATATCCACACAGAAGTTGCCAGTATCAAAGCAGAGTTAGAAAGCATAATGTCATTTCTAAAAGATGCAGATGCAAGTGCAAAATTAGAAAACGAAAGGGCAAAAACTTGGGTAGAACAGGTAAGGGTGGTGGCTTACCAGATCGAGGACGTCATGGACGAATACATTCTTCACCTGGTGGAAAATAAGCAACGGAGTGGTTTCATCGGTTTCCTTCACAAAATGGCTCGCTCAATAACTGAACTCAAACCACGACATGAAATCGCATCTCAAATTCAAGGTATCAAACAAGTTATTTGTGCAATCAAGGAAAGGGCTGATAGGTATGGTTTCAGTTCCTTAGAAAATGGGTCAAGCAgtaaaacagaagaaaaaatggaagatgACCCTCGTATTGCATCCCTTTTCATCGAGGAAGGTGAAGTCGTGGGCATTGAGTCAACCAAGGAAGAATTGATCCATAGGCTGATAATTGGAGAATCAAACCGAACGGTCACTTCACTGGTGGGTATGGGAGGATGTGGCAAGACCACTCTCGCCAAGGCAGTTTTTGACAATGAAAAAGTGTTTGAACACTTCGATTGCCAAGCTTGGGTATCTGTCTCTCAATCATACAAGACGGAGGACATCTTTAGAAGAATGTTAAAGCAACTATTTCAGGCAATAAAGAAGTGTGCACCTGAGAAAATCAATACGATGGACCAAAACTCTCTCATTCAAATGCTGAGAGAATTTTTACTTCAGAAGAGGTATCTAATTGTTTTTGACGACATATGGAGTGCTGACTTTTGGAGATTTGCAAAACTCACTTTaccaaaaaacaacaaaggaaGTCAAATAATTGTCACTACACGCAGCGAAGATGTTGCTTCTTTTTGCAAGGAATCCTCATCGGATCACATCTGCAAGCTAGAGCCCCTAATTGAGGAGGAGGCTTGGAAGCTCTTTTGTGTGAAAGTGTTCCAACAAGACTCTGGTGGTGGTTGTCCTCTCGAGTTGGAGAAAGTATCTCGTTCCATTGTTAAAAAATGTGAAGGGTTACCCCTTGCAATTGTGACAATAGGCGCTCTCTTGTCCACTAAATGTAAGGATGCATCTGAATTTCAAAGATTCTATAATAGCCTTGGATCCCAATTAGAGAGGAATCCGCATCTCTCAAACGTCAAGAGAATTTTGCTCCTTAGTTACCATGATCTGCCTTACTACCTCAAACCATGTTTCTTGTACTTTAGCATAATACCCGAGGACTATCAAATCAGCCGTGGAAGACTAATTCGACTGTGGATAGCTGAGGGTTTCATCGAAGGACAGAAAGGAAAAACGTTGGAAGAAGTTGCAGAGGATCACTTGACTGAGCTTTTTCATAGAAGCTTGGTTCAAGTTTCacagaaaaaaattgatggtaGGATTAAAAAATGTCATGTCCATGAAATAATCCACGAGATCATTGTCACAAAGTGTGAGGAGTTGAGGTTTGGCCAAGTTTTGAAAGGAGATCCAAGTTGGAACAATGAAACTCGACGTTGGTCAATGCACATGCGAAAAATAATGAATAAGCATTTGGAAATCATTAGAAGTACCAAATCCAGAATTCGTTCTGTCCTTCTTTTCTCAGTGGGTGATTTGCCGAAGGACTTATTGGGTACTCTAGCTATGAATTTCAAGCTTTTGAAAGTACTAGATCTTTTGGATGCTCCTCTTGATGAAATTCATGAAGACGTGggaaatcttcttcttttgcgATACTTAAGTGTCCAGAGGACGAAAGTGAACATAATTCCAAAGTCCATTGGAAATCTACACAACCTACAAACTTTGAATTTGAAACACTCGGGCGTGTTAGTGCTACAAATTGGGATCTTAAGTAGGCTCTGTAAGTTGCGGCATCTTTTTGGAACATACGGAGTGAAGATACAAGGAGGGATTGGGCATTTAGTAGAGTTGCAGACATTGTGCAATGTGGAGGCAAACGATGATTTAATCAAAGAGCTGAAAAAATTGAGGAAATTGAGGAAGTTGGGTATTATGAACGTGAAAAGAGAACACGGGAAGACTCTCTGTATTGCCATTGAGAAGATGAAGCACCTTCAAGTTTTGAGGGTTTGGGCTACAACTGACAACGAGATACTGGATTTGcattctctttcttctcccCCCGAATCTCTTCAACGTCTCTTATTGAGTGGACGTTTGGAAATGTTTCCGAACTGGATAACGAAACTTCATAGTCTAGTTGCCCTAAATCTGTTTTGGTCAAGGTTGACTGGTACTCATGCAATTAAAGCTCTTCAAGAATTACCTAATTTGTTAAAACTTCATATCTTCGGGTATGATGGAGAAGAAATGCATTTTGGCGTCGGAGGGTTTCCGAAGCTTAAGAAGCTGTACTTCAATCACTTAGAGAAATTGAATTCTGTTATAATAAAGGAAGGAGGTTTGCCCGTTCTCAAGGAGCTTCAAATTGGAAATTGCCGACAACTGAAGGAGGTGACCTCCGGTATCCGCAACCTTAGAAAACTCAAATCTCTTTATTTTGAAGATATGCCGACAGAGTTCTTAGACAGAATGAAACCAGACAAAGGCCAAGACTATTCGATTGTTGAGCATGTTCCTAATGTCAAGTTTATACTAGTCATGGATGGATTTAAAAGATATACTCTTCACGAATACCAAGATGCAAGGGAAAGTCGGAGGCTGAATAGCTTGAATGATGAACCTCAGGGTTGGTGA